The Cervus canadensis isolate Bull #8, Minnesota chromosome 21, ASM1932006v1, whole genome shotgun sequence genomic interval GTTCCCTGTTTCTTATTTGTGGAAAAAGTCTTTAGTATCGTAGGCTTTCCCTGAGTTCTGAAGAGCAGACTTATGCAGGTACAAATTAGGAACTTTCTTAGATTTAGGTATTTGATAAACTTTgaattaatttgtgtgtgtgtgtgatccacATTCAGTCTTTTGTGGATGGATATCCACTTGTCCCAGCatcatttgctgaaaagactattctttctctaCTGAATGGTCCCGGCACCCTTGTTGAACATAGATGTGTGCACTTATTCTTGGACTCTGAAGTCTATTCCATCATACGGACTTtgcgtgaagtcgctcagtcgtgtccgactctttgcgaccccatggactgtagcctaccaggatcctcagtccatgggattttccaggcaagaatactggagtgggttgccaccgaCTTTATgtagtttaactttttaaaaatcacctttggAATTACTTTAGTTTGACCTTTTATCTCCAAAGCTCCAAAATGACCATTTATTCAGCTGATTGAGCCAGAATCAAATTTGCTGTGGgaaaaatttactaaaaaaaaaaatcaagaaaatggaTTTCATAGCAATGTTAATACAATGTTAGACTATGTTACAATTATATGGTTTACTATTAGCATTTCTAAAGGTATAAATGTACAAGACATTACAAATCCATTTTAACACTCAAAAAGGGGAATTATGATAAAAATGAGACACTGCATACCATAAACATATAATATGAATACatgaataagaatttttaatattGCTTTCACAAATTATGTACAATAAGAGTAAAACAATACAATTATGCattcaagtttttttcttttttgttttcaacttttcCTGTAGATCTGTTTATCTGCATTGCAAGGGTTGCTAGGTAATAGTTGTGTTATggttattctgaatatttttctcaCAGTCTATGATAGTTATTAGGAACAAATAACCACTTTGTGCTGTGGTAGATCATTCCATTAATGGATAAAACACTATTTACTTGCAATGCTCTGTCGTCCTtctctctcaaatattttcttctgtcacAATCTCTTACATTGTCACATATCTTTGAGAGAAGGGACCCATACAtgcagaaaaaagggaaaaaatcttGACCTAGTTGACTTTCTTGAGGTTCAGAGAGAatggacttttttcttttctcaacatTCAAGCAAATCCCTTCCAAGCGTTCACTAGTTAAGTGGGAAATGTGTGGTCGCACAATAAAGATTCTAAAAGGATCTTTTTGCCGATTTGTTACGTGAGGTATCAATTCACTTGTAGCATATCTTTTTCACAGCCCTCAAATTCATTTTAAGCTCCTTTATTATACAACATCCTAACGGTGATCATGCATATTCCAtgccaagaaaaaaatcagttatgtACAAACATTAAAATCAGGCTTCAGACAATTAAACACAGAACACATGCTTGAATATTAATGCTTTGAATAGACAGCTTGGGGTTGCAGTTACCCAGGTTCTCATTAGGTGGTTCTCATTAGGTTCTGTGGATCAGGGGGTGGCAAATTTGTTCACTTGAAAGTGAACCCCAAaggaaaagagtagaaaaatCTATCATTAAAACCGTTGAAAATGCAGAACAagaatcaaataataaaaaatactggTCATAAAACCTCTGATCCTCTCACCATACTCCTCAGCATGAACCTCCTTGCTTTCTCCCTGCTTAAAAGTCGAGTACGGACACTTAGGGGCTCCAAAGTCCTGCAGTTCTGCCATTTCCCAGTAGAGGGAGATGTTACCTTGAAAAACTGAACCAGTTTTTCGGCATTAACCCTGGTGGGTTGCTTCTCTtttcaagacatttttttttaagtcctctataaatactttttttcctaAACTCAAAGAAAGTGAGAGTTGAAGAACAGCAGAATTCTTCAAAGATAGTTCTTTTACCCACTATCTTCACAGATACTTCTTTGTATGTGACATTCTTGAAGGTTGGTATCAAAGTCCCAAAGTACGAAATGCATCTCGCAAGTCATCAACCTCATAGAGTGGCTGTGAAGAAAGACAGTGGGTGACTTTgtaatttttgtgttaattttttctttttaaaatttatatctttTGGTCGcatggcatctgggatcttagttccccgaccaggggttgaacccacttCCCCTGCCCCAGAAgttcggagtcttaaccactggaccaccagggacgttcccattaatatttttcaagaaaaggggagagaaagaggaaagagaaagagagaaaggaattttACCAGGAGTAAAATGGATTCTGAGGAGAGTCTAAGTTAAAGATGTGAGTGAGGAAAGAGCGGGGAGGGGTTTGGGGTGAGGAAGGGGGTGAGGGAAAGGAATCTTATTAGAAGGCTAGtgcttgtgctaagttgcttcggtcctgtctgactctgcaaccccatggactgtagcccaccaggctcctctgtcagtgggatttcccagcaagaatactggagtgggttgccatgccctcctccaggggatcttcccaacccagggatcgaacctgcgtcttttTAGTCTTCTGGATTGGCAGGCGTGTtgcttaccactagcgccacctgggaaacccctgagGGCTAGTAGAGGGCTTTGAATTGTGAAACAACTTTAGAGCAAACTCAGTTGTAGgagaaatgacaacaaaaacagaagagaaagtttTCATCAGAGGAAAAATAAGGGGAGAatagtaacacacacacacacacacacacacacacacacacgcaaaaacGTAGGAAATAGTGCCAGGGACAGAtaactttggagaaagaaaatgagaagcaaaGAAACCCCCCCTCACTTACCAAAAGGATGCGTCTAAGCTGTCTGGTCAGACGAACCGAATTTTCATGCAGTCCCTCCCAGGCTTTGAAAGTTCTTTCATGATTTTCCACAAAAGTATTccagcaataaaaataatctatttgaaaatttaaaaaggagagggaaggggatggGTCAGAGCTCAAAtcatgaggaaagaaagaaaactctgccccacctcccctcccctaaAGTCTTGGGTCCACCGATTCTTTTCCTCCAATTCTCCTGGACAGCATTCGGCCCCAAAGGCGTGTTAGAACTTTGGAGGCGAGTTAGAATTCTGCCCCCTCTGTTCCCTATTTCTCACCCTGGCTTTTCCCAATCTGAATGGCCAGTCTTGCTCTGCAGAGCTGGGCCGAAAGGTCCCCGCGCACCTTTAAAGGTCATGATGGCGATCTGGACTCCAGCGCGGTGCAGCCGCCGCAGCCCCTCTGGCTCGGCCTTGCGCTCCTGGTCGCAGAAGTAGAGGCGCGCCGCGAAGATCCGCAGGCTCAGGTTGGGGTACCCCCGCAGGAAGTCGGCCACGTGCCGCGCACAGTCGTAGCAGGGACTCCAAGACGTGAACCAGGTGACGCGGTAGCACCGCCCAGGGTCCAGATCCCAGTCGGAGATATACCGGAGGAAGAGCAACTCCACGTGGCATCCGGCCTGGGGAGAGTGCAGAGACTCAGCGGATGGTGACTGACCTTGCCTGTCCTGCTGGTAGCTTCACTGTCATTATTAATTCATGTCCCTCCCACCGGTCAGCCCCTTTGGGGTATCTGTCTTCGGTTttgtgcaaggagatccaatcagtccatcctaaaggagatcagtcctggatgttcattagaaggactgatgctgaagctgaaactccagtactttggccacctcatgcgaagagttgactcattggaaaagaccctgatgctgggagggattaggggcaggaggagaagggaacgacagaggatgagatggcaggatggcatcaccgactcgatgggcatgagtttgagtaaactccgggagttggtgatggacatggaggcctggcgtgctgcaattcatggggtggcaaagagacgggactgagcgactgaactgactgtctgACTGACAGAAAGGCTAAGCAACTGCCGGAAAGGGCACAATGATGAGTGGTGATCCTAAACTCTTTGCACTTTTGGCCTTGGGAAGGGAAAAGGGTGCAGATTTTCTGTGGAACAATGGGAGGATGGAATGAGTTGAGTGGGTCAAGTAGTATCACACTATCTCagatttactttttgtttgtgaAGTTGCTCTTCCTTGGAGAGGAAGGAACATGGCTTGGAAGTGCTGTTGATGTAGTGTTGTGAAAATACACTGGACCACTAACTAAGTGGAGAATAAAAAGTTAGAGTTAGGAGATTCTGAGACTGACAGGTGGGTGTTGTAAAAGAGGTAGTAGACACCGGTTGTGGTTTAAGAACAATTAAATAAAGGGGTCCCTTATTTTATTGTGCTTGGCTATACTGGACTTTGTAGATACTTTGTGatctgaaggtttgtggcaaccctgcctTGAGCAAGTCTATCCGTGTCAGTTTTTCCAACAGCATCcactcactttgtgtctctgtgtcacattttgtgATTCTTGCaaatttcaaacttttcattattATGGTTATCATTATCATTGAAGGCTTAGATGATAGCAATTTTTAATAGTAAgctttaaaattaagatatacaCTTTTTGTTTTGGATATAATTGTACTGCATACTTAAAAGAACtgtagtatagtgtaaacatataACTTTGTATGcactagggcttccttggtgtctcagatggtaaagaatctgcctgcaatgggggaggtccaggtctgatccctggatcgggaagatcccctggagaaggcatggtaacccactccagttttcttgcctggagaattccgtggactagaGGAGcctgctacagtctgtggggtcgcaaagggtcagacacgactgaaaaacTAGCACTTTCAGGAAACCCCCAAATTTGACTCACTTTGTTGCAATATTCTCTTTATTGCCATGTTTTGAAATCAAACCTACAAAATCTCTGAGGTGTGCCTGTAATGCGTTTGCTCTTTGGATGACCCCCCATGATTGTAATAGTAATCACCATAGTGAGATACAGCAAGTCCACTTCATATTGCAGAAAAGTCATTGATCCCAGAATCTGAAGACCTAGGTTCCATAAGTCACCCAACTCTTAGATCTTCTGATTCCTCATGAATTAAATGGAGTTTTGTTGTGAAGActcagggagagagaaggaaaggaacacAAAAGTTTTCTGTGTTTAGAATGTGTCTCATCACCAAATAGGGAAAAGATCAGAAACTAAAATAATTGCAGTGGGATAATTAACACAATACAAATAGAGGCCAAGAAAAGTGGAATGTGTCAGTGTCATTCTATCCAGGGATTCTTCCCTGTGTTTCCACCAAGACCAGATGTCACTGCATGTTATGAGGAAATTCATTGGCAGGAGCTTATGTAAACTCTTCTGGATTTTGGTGAAGAAGTCTCTTGAAAATGTAATTCTCTGatcttctagtttttttttttttaaatcctagatattttattgctcagtgggcaaagaatttgcctgcagtgcaggagacctgggtttgatccccgagtcaggaagattccctggaaaaggatatGGCAAGCACTCttgcccactccagttttcttgcctggagaatcccatggacagaggagcctggcaggctatagtccgtggggtcccaagagtcggacacgactaagcgactaaaccaccactgccaCCATGTTATTGAGAagcagtttttattatttatctatttatggcttctcttgttgcagaacatgagctctagggtgcaagggttcagtagttgcagcatgaaagctcagtagttgtggcacgtgggcttagctgctccagggcatgtgaaaccttcctggatcagggatcgaacctgtgtcccctgcactggcaggcagattcttatgcactgtgtcaccagggaaatcctgatcTTCTAGTTTTGATTCACGACATCCCTGAATTTCTGAGGGTCACTATGATGAATGTACTTACTGGCTTATGATCTAGATGAGCAGGAAGGAATAGAAATCATTTGAAAGATAGAACTGAATCATTAATTTTTCCTAactcttcttccttcatttttaaaaatcccaaaacCACAATTTGTTTTTCCACATTTATAGTTCAGCTTGAATGAGCTGATAATATTCCCCCAAATAAAAAAgctcttttcttttgatttcttccttaaTCTGAAAGGCAATTTGGATGCTGGGGAAAGCAGAGGAAGGTTTGGGACAGTGATTCCTAGCACTGAGACAAGGTGTGGCCTTGATGTGCCCAGCAGGATTGGGGAGGATGTTAAATGACTGCCTTTGGGACCTGTCTATTGTGGGTGCAGggacatataaaaaaaaaaagagacctcaGAAATCTAATGGAGGCAAATGAACCAGGCTGAGTAGCACCATCAGCAGGTGGCTGTAAAATTGCCCTCAGTGTAGCTGCTTGGGAAGCaggcattaattaattaatagcaAGATATTAATTGATACCTTGTTTCGAAGGTGCCCGAAGTCCAGTGAGAAGGAGGTGGGACTGTCCCGCCGCTTCACCACGTAGCACAAGTAGGTCTCATGGCGGCCCTTAGCCCAGCGCACGTTTTTgaactggtaaagaaactgtctctgcttcatcaagaggctgtggatgagagaggagggaggaaatgcAGCCTTCTTGGCTTTccatcagcttttaaaaaaaaatctgtaatactTGGGCCAAACCAGAGGAGACACTCTTGCTTCCTTATGCTAGATGCCTAAGACTTACTGAACTTCAGATCCACTACAAACCCCTTTTTGTGCTTGTATTTAAGACCAGTTGAGACAGCAAGAACCCCAAAGACATCCACACTCACAGGACAAGCTCCTCCCATGGCTGCCTTCTAGATGCTGATAACTTGGAATTACAAATGTCTTCCCCAGTTTCATCTTTTTAGGTTTTCTTTCCAGtattagtcatgtctgactctttgctaccccatggactatagcccaccaggcttctctgtctatggagttctccaggcaagaatactggagtgggttgccgtttccttctccagggaatcttcctgacccagggatcgaactcctgtatctcctgcattggcaggtgggttcttcaccactgagccaccagggagacccaaTTTCTACCTAAATGTCCAACATAGACCTCAGATCCTAAGTGGTCAAAACAATATTCCCAAATTGCCCTGTCCTGACCTCCCTCTCCTATCCTAACAATTTGCCATCCCAAGTATACAGTCTAAAAGCTTGGAATCATGTTTGATTCTCCTTCACTCctcatatttaataaattaaacatCTAAATGTATTGAGTCAAACTTTCCAACATTTCTGGGAGTGTTCCTGCTCTGTTCTCTCGGTTCTCTGCTTCAATCCAAGccctaatttttccttttatcacaCTGTCCTGATCCCTTAACTGATCTCTCTGCCTGTAGTCCCTTCAAAATAACAGTTTTCACGAGGTGCCCTAGAGATCTCAGAAAATCTAGAATAAACTCCAAACTCGTTAACTGTGGTAAAGCTTTTACAATTGCACACATATACGTTCCTAGCCTTGTTTcctagtatttttctcttttcccccatCATTTCACCCCTTCCTCACCTCTGTAGCAGGCCCCCTGGCACTAGTCTCTAGTTTCCTTTCCAGCCATCTTGCTGGTGTACATCTCCTGACTGAATCCTTTCTTGCCCTTTTTACCCCCACTGTGCAAAACCTACCCCTCCTTCAAAGCCTAACATCAATTTCAGCTCTTCCAGGAAGACCTCTCTCAATTGCCACTATCCCCTCTTTCTAGGCAAAATTGAAcattaacagcaacaaaaaaaaccctcctgAAGTTTCCTGCTGTTCTCCACTCATCCCTATTAAAGCATTCAACCTTTGTTATCAATTGATTGCTACATCTGTCCCCCTCAGATGTAGAATGTAGATTAGAATTTCTGTGCTTTGAGTCAGGAAGTGACACTTTTTGAGTCATAAGTTAAAAGTGTGAAAGGTATTTGACCATTCTCAACTTGAATATTACAAAgaagtagaaagtgaaaaaaaaatttaaatgttaaagagTTAAAGTTTAAAATACCAATATATCTAGTGATAATtagacatggggcttccctggtggctcagacgataaagaacctgcctgcaccGTGGGacaccctggtttgatccctgggctgggaagatcccctggagaagggaatggcaaccccctccagtattcttgcctggaaaatcccatggacagaggagcctggtgggctacagtccatagggtcacaaagagctggtcacacaactgagtgactaatactactTCTTACCAATTAGACATACTATCTAATGATAATTACTGTTAATATACTTATGTttttccttctagtctttttaTGGGTATATATTTACAAGATTTGAGTTAGGCTGATCTCATGTAtaaattcggagaaggcaatggcaacccactccagtactcttgcctggaaaatcccatggaccgaggagcctggtaggctcaattccatggggtctcgaagagtcagacacgactgagcaacttcactttcacttttcactttcatgcattggagaaggaaatggcaacccactccagtgttcccagggatggcggagcctggtggtctgccgtctctggggtcacacagagtcggacacgactgaagcaacttagcagcagcagcagcatgtataaaTTCACAATATAATCTAAATATTTTGCCATGGTCTTCACACACCGGGGATGGGGGTCAGGGACAGATTGCTTTTTGTTTCCTGGCATAGTGTCTTGCATGTTACAAGCATTAAATTGAGTTGAATTTGTAGAAATAACTCTCTGCTAACATAAGTTCCTTTGTGGTTGTGAACACAGCACAAgctatacagtgtgtgtgtgtttgtgtgtgtgtgtgtgtgttagccacttaGCTGTGTCCGACACTTCAttcatgtgaccccatgaactgtagcccaatgTGGTTGATAACCAAAGCATCAGTAGTGTCCCTGGTTTTTGTCCTTGCTCTTTGTCAGCAAAAATATCTACCTGTGGAGATAATGCTGCCACCTAGTGGCGTTGAGCAGAGGTGCAGACAACTTGTCAAAGTGATGATCTAGGCAGTAATTTGAATACGGTTTGCTGGCAAGAGAATTGAaacttatttcaattttttttttttttacattgaggtTTCCAGATGGTACCGTATAGAATCtccctgccgatgcaggaggatcgggtttgatccctgggttgggaagatcccctggagaaggaaatggcaacccacttcagtattcttgcctgggaaatcccatggacaaaggagcctgatgggctactgtccatagcattgcaaagagtcaggcatgactgagcgactgagcacacacacacataatttacatacttcacccatttaaaattcacaattcTATGAACATTGGCAGATGTAAACACCTAAAACTGCTACAACTATCAGGGTACTGAACATTTTGAGGCTACCCCTCTCCCCAAGTTTTCTCATCCATCTCTTCAGCCCTTTCTCCCCCTCCCAGGCAACCACTAACTAATCTGTAACTATGAATTATggtttattttctagaattttattttaagtatACATTATCacctcacttgtgtctgacttctttcactaagTATATTATGACTTTGACATTCACCCATGGTGTTGCATGTACCAGTAGAGTTTGTTCTTTTGTCCTGcaaagcaatattccattgtttcaATACAGCATATTTCATATATTcactcacctgttgatggacatttggattgtttccatttgagggttattgtgaataaagctacACCCATCTTTGTATGGACATGTTGGTTATTGATACTTTGATAGTGAAATACATAAGATAGACCCAGAAGTCAACTTCCTAAGTGTCACCCTTAGTAAATCAGTAAGCAAGGGCCAAAGATTTTTAAAGGTGTTGTAAGTCGAATGTTTTTCTCACACACATGAAGCTTATTGGAaatcttttttggggggcggtgtggggggtggggcgcTGTGCCAcatgacatgtgagatcttagttccccaaccagggatcaaacccatgcctcctacaatggaagcatggtgtcttaaccactggattgccagggaagtccctggaatccACTTTAAATCCTGAGACAGAGAATTAGATGTATCACCAGTGTACACATTACATATATGAAACCATATACAAATTAGtcaatctatatatatataattgtaattaaaaattaaataattaataattaaataattaaaaattataattaaaaattcacattGACAGGAATCCAAAATGAATGTTAACAAAGATCTAATAATCACTGGCTTTATTCTAAAGTGGTAATAATTTACTATGGTGAAACCACAGCACTACTACTACTCCCActgttaattaattaatataaccACCCTCAGCATATTACATAAACTGAATACATAATAAATGcataataaatactggagaggaagaaaaaaaaattctctccttTGGGCCCAGTTTTAAATAGATTAAGCATCATCTCTTACCAATAAATTCCTTTTGCATTTAACCTGTCCTCCTGGGCTGTGTGGAtgagaagtgggggaggggataCAATATCATGCATTGCAGGTAGTATTGAGGGTGGGGGCGGTTCCCGTAGGAGGAAAAAGTGTCCTGGGGGTATAAGGAAGGATAGGACACAGATTAAGGCATTCAAATGGCCTTCTACCCCCACATGAAAATACAATTTCCATCAGAAGTTACCAGTCACAGTGAATTGAATTGCATGCCTGTGACCTTGTTAAGTATCTTTCATTATAGCTGGGAGCCTAGTTCCAGCACCCTATGctctggtttctctctctctcttttttaagaaatatttatttatttggctgaaactggatctagttcccccaccagggatcgaa includes:
- the AICDA gene encoding single-stranded DNA cytosine deaminase; this encodes MDSLLMKQRQFLYQFKNVRWAKGRHETYLCYVVKRRDSPTSFSLDFGHLRNKAGCHVELLFLRYISDWDLDPGRCYRVTWFTSWSPCYDCARHVADFLRGYPNLSLRIFAARLYFCDQERKAEPEGLRRLHRAGVQIAIMTFKDYFYCWNTFVENHERTFKAWEGLHENSVRLTRQLRRILLPLYEVDDLRDAFRTLGL